A genomic stretch from Hemicordylus capensis ecotype Gifberg chromosome 1, rHemCap1.1.pri, whole genome shotgun sequence includes:
- the CNIH4 gene encoding protein cornichon homolog 4 isoform X3: MIITLSDLECDYINARSCCSKLNKWVIPELIGHTIVTVLMLISLHWFIFLLNLPVATWNVYRYIMVPSGNMGVFDPTEIHNRGQLKSHMKEAMIKLGFHLLCFFMYLYSFRVGDWHTI; this comes from the exons ATAATTACACTATCAGATTTGGAATGTGACTACATTAATGCTAGATCTTGCTGCTCAAAATTAAATAAA TGGGTGATCCCTGAATTGATCGGCCATACCATTGTTACTGTATTAATGCTTATTTCACTGCACTGGTTCATCTTTCTCCTCAATTTACCTGTAGCAACCTGGAATGTATATAG GTACATTATGGTTCCCAGTGGAAACATGGGGGTGTTTGACCCCACAGAGATCCATAATCGAGGACAACTAAAATCTCACATGAAAGAGGCCATGATTAAGCTTGGCTTTCACCTTCTTTGTTTCTTCATGTACCTTTACAG TTTTAGAGTTGGAGACTGGCACACCATATGA